One window of the Salvia splendens isolate huo1 chromosome 1, SspV2, whole genome shotgun sequence genome contains the following:
- the LOC121750336 gene encoding secreted RxLR effector protein 161-like, translating into MADPGGTHWQALKWIMKYLVGTQDFGLLFCTMEDEDELVGYCDADYVANVDSRKSQSAYIFKLFGTAVSWRSNLQPVVALSTTEAEYISLAEAVKEAKWLKGILGDFGVMQASVTLQTFHERSKHIDIKLNFVRDEISRGEVAIKKVHTSENAADMMTKPLSSAKFEHCLDLVNLTTRR; encoded by the exons atggcagacccgggtgGCACACATTGGCAGGCCTTGAAATGGATCATGAAGTACCTAGTGGGTACACAAGATTTTGGATTATTGTTCTGCACgatggaagatgaagatgagctCGTGGgatattgtgatgcagactatgttGCAAATGTTGACAGCAGGAAGTCTCAATCGGCTTATATCTTCAAACTCTTTGGTACTGCAGTGAGTTGGAGATCCAACCTTCAACCCGTGGTTGCACTCTCCACAACAGAGGCCGAGTATATTTCATTGGCAGAGGCAGTCAAGGAGGCAAAGTGGCTAAAGGGAATCTTGGGTGATTTTGGTGTGATGCAAGCTTCTGTCACG CTTCAAACTTTTCATGAAAGAAGTAAACACATCGACATCAAACTTAATTTTGTGAGGGATGAGATAAGTAGAGGTGAAGTGGCGATCAAGAAGGTTCACACCTCTGAGAATGCAGCTGACATGATGACTAAACCCCTATCGAGTGCTAAGTTCGAGCATTGTTTGGACTTGGTTAACTTGACGACTAGGAGATGA